Proteins from a genomic interval of Phyllopteryx taeniolatus isolate TA_2022b chromosome 3, UOR_Ptae_1.2, whole genome shotgun sequence:
- the LOC133474782 gene encoding gastrula zinc finger protein XlCGF52.1-like, translating into MASCEEGRVRGETERRQQRQQRQQDAISLAPIVLDMQDVQQLICRHEERPPQLQREGSSLDHPQPHHVKELEEAPQPPQVKEEDEEFDVSELPLNIIVVKIEDDEPPESAQLKHHSPSGDQCGGAAPGNVLAPASDSDGIGEHLSSGADSVGDNKHSNSSEKETTANKKSCQTRRRRHTQKEDFTCSVCGKMFLYESILNVHMQKHTGEKHFCCSVCGQRFIKKSDMNRHMRTTHRGEKPFSCTVCAKSFTQQINMVEHLRTHTGEKPFTCSVCDKSFSIKTYLNKHMRTHTGEKPFSCSVCQKSFTNKSDLNRHKRAHAGVKPFTCSICGDTFAVRASLVAHTLAHTGQKHFTCSVCDKSFSIKTYLKKHMRTHTGGKPFSCSDCDKSFANKSDLNRHVRTHTGEKPFACSVCGKSFCYKYSLTAHMLTHNRQ; encoded by the exons ATGGCGTCGTGTGAGGAGGGCCGAGTGAGAGGGGAGACCGAGCGAcgacaacaacgacaacaacgaCAACAGGACGCCATTTCCTTGGCTCCGATTGTGTTGGACATGCAAG ATGTCCAGCAGCTGATTTGTCGTCATGAAGAACGTCCTCCACAATTACAAAGGGAGGGTTCCAGTTTGGATCATCCACAGCCCCACCACGTTAAAGAGCTTGAGGAGGCTCCACAGCCCCCCCAGGTcaaagaggaagatgaggagttTGATGTGAGCGAGTTGCCACTGAACATTATCGTTGTAAAGATCGAGGACGACGAGCCACCTGAGTCGGCACAGCTTAAGCATCACAGTCCAAGTGGAGACcagtgtggaggagcagcaccTGGCAACGTCTTAGCTCCAGCATCAGACAGCGACGGCATCGGAGAACATTTGAGTAGTGGCGCAGACTCTGTAGGCGACAACAAACACTCGAATAGTTCTGAAAAGGAGACAACTGCAAACAAGAAAAGTTGTCAAACACGCAGGAGAcgtcacacacaaaaagaagattttacatgctcagtttgtggtaaaatgtttttatatgagAGTATTTTGAATGTACACATGCAGaagcacactggagaaaaacatttttgttgctcagtttgtggtcaaaggttcATTAAAAAGTCAGATATGAATCGACACATGCGGACGACACACAGAGGAGAAAAGCCCTTTAGTTGCACAGTTTGCGCTAAATCGTTCACACAACAGATAAACATGGTGGAGCacttgagaacacacacaggagaaaaacctttcactTGTTCCGTTTGTGATAAAAGCTTTTCTATTAAGACTTATTTGAACAAACACATGAGAAcccacacaggagaaaaaccttttagttGCTCCGTTTGTCAAAAAAGCTTTACAAATAAATCCGATTTGAACAGACACAAGAGAGCACACGCGGGTGTGAAACCTTTTACTTGTTCAATTTGTGGCGACACATTTGCAGTAAGGGCCTCTTTGGTTGCGCACACATTAGCACACACTGGACAGAAACATTTCACTTGCTCCGTGTGTGATAAAAGCTTTTCTATTAAGACCTATTTGAAAAAgcacatgagaacgcacacgggaggaaaaccctttagttgctcTGATTGCGATAAAAGCTTTGCTAATAAGTCCGATTTGAACAGACACGTGAGAACGCACacaggtgagaaaccttttgcctgctcagtttgtggtaaaagcttTTGTTATAAGTACAGTTTGACTGCACATATGCTGACACACAACAGACAATAA